A segment of the Candidatus Poribacteria bacterium genome:
CGCAAGGTCTTATAGGCACGACCGTATCCTACCGGCTGATATGCCTCAATCCGTTTCAGGTCTATCACTCTCGTTTTCCATGTCAGTGCAGGTTTCAGATCAAGTTTGTCCTCCAGGTGAGAACTCGGCGGGACACCGTATAATATCAATCCTGGTCTCACAGCCGTAAAGCTCGTTCGTCTCGGGAGAGCCATTATGGCGGCGCTGTTGGCGGCGTGAACGATCGGTGGGCATATTCCTCGCTCCTTCAAACCTTTTAATACCTCCTGAAACCTGTTAAGCTGTATGAAAGTGAACTCCGGATCGGGATCGTCGGCAGATGAAAAATGGGTGTACACCCCCTCCACCTCTACGTTTTGTATCTTCGTCAGTCTGGAGGCCATATCTATCGCATCCGAATACCACACACCCGTGCGCATCATACCGGTATCGATCTCCAGGTGGATCTTAACCTTTTTTCCTCTATCTTTAGCGCATCGCGCCAGGGATAGGGCAAGGTTCAGATCGCCGACCGTCTGGGTTATGTTATAATCCACCACGGGCTCGACCTCATCCGGGAGAACGGGGAAGAGGTTAAGTATCGGAGCTCTTATGCCTGCTTCCCTCAGCCTTATCGCCTCCTCCAATCTGGCGACGGCGAGCATATCAGCCTTCCCCTGCAGATACCGGGCTACGGGGATAAGGCCATGGCCGTAAGCGTTGGCCTTGACCACGGCTATGACCTTTGACCCGCCGGTTATCGATCTTACCAGCTCCAAGTTTCGTCCGATGTTTTCCAAATTCACCTCAACCCAACATCCATCCATCACAGCACCTCACCTCTGACGTTGTCGATGGTGGCGTCGGCGAGCATCCATTCCCTATCCACTCGGTTGGCCGGTTTGGCCGGATGAACCCCTTATGCTCTATGACCGCTGATATGAAGATGACATCGCCGGGATAGATCTCATTCCGCTCGGGACGGAGCTCAAGGATGGATAAAACCTCCTGTGGCGGGGAGAAGAGGGCATCCTTTCTCCATCCCACCACCCCCGCCATGATAATTAAAGCGATTATCCCCGTAAGGACCTTTATCTTCATTCACCCCTATATGGAACAGAGAACTTCCTCTCTATCACCTCGCGAAATACAGGTCCGGAGTTATAGGCGCAGAAGGGGTACATCTTTCCGTCCGGAGCGGCATAGTGGATGACACATCTTCTGACCCTTTCGACGTCGTAGTTATAGGCGTCCATGAAATGCATGCCGCCGATCATAATGCTTTTGTAGCTGTGTTTGCCGACCTCGTTCGGGTTCCGATCGTATTTGTTGCTGGTCAGCTCGTCTATCGTGGCGAGGAATTTTCTAAAGGTGAGCCCTTTGGGGGCTTTCTCCTTCTTAAAGTATTTACGCAGCACATTCAGCGCCCGAACACCTGAGAGCAGCTTGAAGTTGAACCTGGAGTTTGCGATCTTATCCGCGAGGTGGTCCATCTCCGTCAATAGCCCTTTAAGGTCGATGAAATCGCTCACCTGAACGGCGTTGCCTTCATCATCCACGAAGAGATACGTCGCTAGCGAACAGATCGGGTGGCATGAGTACATCGTCACCTCATGGCCGGCTATAGCGGCCATAACCCTGGAAATCGGTGTCACAGCACAAAGCGGAACCCAATCCTTCGCCTTAATGAACCCTGTCTGTTCCTCTATCCTCTTGGCCAAATCTGGTAACGTGAAGCGGAGCTTAGCCCGCTCCTCCCTATCTATTCTACCTGTGAATGCAACCGGCTGGAAGCTTACGCCACTTATGACATCGACGTTTTCAATGGCGAATCGGACCATCTCGCCGAGCTTGTCGTCGTTGATGGTGTTAACGACCGTTGGAACCAGAACCACCTTCATGCCCGTTTTACGGGCGTTTTCGATAACCTTTAGCTTAGTCTCTAGTAATCTCCTCCCTCTCGTTTTGATATACACGTCATCGTCGAGGCCGTCGAACTGCAGATACAGGGAGTGCAGCCCGGCCTCTCTCGATTTCTGAGCGAATTCCAGATCGGCCAGCTTTATCCCATTTGTGGCTACCTGGACGGCCGAAAAGCCCATATCCCTGGCCGTCTCCAGTATTCTGAGGAAATCGGGATGTATCGTCGGCTCGCCCCCTGAAAACTGAACACATGCCACGGGAACTGGCCTTCTCTCCCTAAGCATCCTCATCATCTCGACGACTTGCTCATAGGAGGGCTCATACAAATACCCTGTAACGGCGGCGTTGGCGAAGCAGATGGGACATCTGAGATTGCACCTATTCGTCAGATCGATGTTGGCTAAAGCGGTGTTGCTGGTGTGAAGGCTGCATATCCCGCAGCTTAAAGGACACGCCCCCGGACTCGTCACCTGAGGGTTGGAAAACCCCCTTCCATCCCCGAAGAACCAATTCTTCACATTGAGGTAGAACTCGACGTCGGACCAAACCACGTCCTTGAACTTCCCGTGTTCAGGGCATTCCTTCTCCATCATCACCTTTCCGTCCTCCTCGAACACTAGGGCGGGCAACAGCCTCCTGCATTCGGGACATATTGACACGGTGCGCTTGGGCAGGTCAAACTGGGGCGGCGTAATCTTCGCTCCTGAGTAGGTGGTTTCAGGTTGGTGGATCACGTGAGGCGGCACCTTCCGTTCCCGAGCTTCCGCGCTTTTGACAGTGCTTTCCATCGCTCTTCTCCTTATAAATCAGGATTCGGAAGTTTCCCTGCGATTAATGTTAACATCAATTTAAGCTTTTGTCAACAAAAAAACACAGGGTTAGGGGGTTTCAACGCCTTTTGCCGGCGCTGTAATTGTAGCGAGTAGCGAATGGCGAGCAGCGAATGGGGAGAATCACCACTCGCTACTCGCCATTCGCCGTTCCTCCTTGTGCCTGCCGGATTGCCGGATTCGGGGACTTGACTTATCCGAAAGCGGTTTTGTATAATTATTACGTTCTCAGGAGGGCCCATAGCTCAGTGGCAGAGCCTCCGGCTCATAACCGGGTGGTCCGAGGTTCGAATCCTCGTGGGCCCACCACTCTTATGGGGCGTTAGCTCAGCGGAAGAGCGCTACCTTCACACGGTAGAAGTCACAGGTTCGAACCCTGTACGCCCCACCATTTCTCACCTCATTTCCCTCCCGCTAAGGAGGTTAAACCCCAATGACGCTGGTGCATCTGAAGATGGACAACTGTAACTTCAACACCACCATCACCGCTCAGAGGATCGGTGAGTTTGAGGTGAAGATCTCGATAGAAAGCGAATGTGATTCCATACAGTCGCTTCAAGGGATGGTCGAGAGGATAAGCATCGATGACATCTGGGCGCGAAGACCTCCGCTTAATCTCGAATGTCACTCGAAGCTCAAACATCCCTCATGTGCCTTCCCGGTGGCATTGGCGAAGGCAGTTGAGGTTGAGCTCGGACTGGCTCTGCCAGGGGAGATCATACTCAAATCGGAGAGGATCGATGGTTAGGAAGGGCGTGATAACACTTTTCGGTGGATCGGCGGTTGAGGAGGGGGGAAATGAATGGGAAAAGGCATATCAGATAGGCCGTTTGATCGCAATGGCGGGGTTCACGCTGTGTAACGGGGGTTTCGGGGGGACGATGGAAGCCTCAAGCAGAGGGGCAAAAGAGGCGGGTGGTAAGACGATAGGGGTGATAACCTCCTTCCTGGATGCTGAAAGGCCGAACCCATGGGTTGATGAGGTGATCTACGTCGGAACGTACCTGGAGCGCATCCGGAGGCTGATAGAGCTCGGCGATGGCTTCATAATTTTGAGGGGAAGCGTGGGGACGTTCTCCGAGTTCTTCCTGCTCTGGTGCCTAGAGTATATCGGCAAGATCCCACGCAAACCGATCGTCCTTATGGGTGAAGCGTGGCGAAAGGTGATACAGGCGATCGAAGGACAGATGCAGCTTACACCTTCACATCTCGACCTGCTTAGCTTCGCCGATTCCCCACAGGAGGCGGTCAGGATTATCACCGAAGGTCTCAAGGGGAAATCGAAATGAAGGACGGAATCATCACGATAGACGGCTCTTTCGGAGAAGGCGGAGGCCAGATATTGCGCACCGCCCTGGCACTATCAAGCCTTTTGGGTGTAGGGATAAGGATAGAAAAGATCAGAGCGAAGAGGAGGAACCCGGGGCTAGCCCCTCAACATCTCACCTGCGTCGAGGCCGCCGCGGAGATATGCGGAGCTAAGGTCGATGGGGCGGAAATCGGATCAAAGGAGCTCACTTTTATCCCCGGCGAAACCAAACCTGGGGTATACCTGTTTGATGTCGCACGGAAACGACCCAGCGCTGGATCTGTCTCACTTGTCCTCCAGGCTATATATCTACCACTTGCCCTTTCAGGTGGGAGAAGCGAGGTGATCATCCGAGGGGGAACACACGTGCCCTGGAGTCCCCCGGCTCATTACCTTCAACAGGTCTTTTCACCTATCGCCTTGAGGTTTGGGCTTAGGTTGAACATCGAGATTTTAAAATGGGGGTTTTATCCTAAGGGCGGCGGCGAGATAAAAGCCATTATACATCCCTCAAAGCTCACACCTGTTTCGATCTTGGATAGGGGAGCGCTTACCAGGATCAGAGGATTCTCGGCCTGCGCGAGACTTCCGATCTCAATCGCTGAAAGGCAGAGAAAAGCCGCCGTGAGAAAGCTAAATGGAATCTCAGACGTGGAAATTGAAACGGTCTCTGTGCGATCCAAGGGGCCGGGGACAGCCGTCTTTCTCGTCGCGGAGTTCGAGAACAGCATCGCCGGGTTCTCGTCCCTGGGTGAGAAAGGGAAACCGGCCGAGAAGGTCGGAGAAGAGGCAGCGGAGGAATTACTGATCTTCCTGAGGTCAAGATCCGCTTTCGATCCCCATTTGTCCGATCAGATGATACCTCTCATGGCTCTGGCGGGCGAAGGATCGGCCATCACCACATCATCGATAACCCGACATCTTATGACCAACATATG
Coding sequences within it:
- the alr gene encoding alanine racemase — protein: MDGCWVEVNLENIGRNLELVRSITGGSKVIAVVKANAYGHGLIPVARYLQGKADMLAVARLEEAIRLREAGIRAPILNLFPVLPDEVEPVVDYNITQTVGDLNLALSLARCAKDRGKKVKIHLEIDTGMMRTGVWYSDAIDMASRLTKIQNVEVEGVYTHFSSADDPDPEFTFIQLNRFQEVLKGLKERGICPPIVHAANSAAIMALPRRTSFTAVRPGLILYGVPPSSHLEDKLDLKPALTWKTRVIDLKRIEAYQPVGYGRAYKTLRSSLIATLRVGYGDGYKWHLSNCGKVLIRSKEAPIIGRICMDTMMCDVTDIPGVKIGDEAILIGKDNSKEISPNYLAKLAGTIPYDILSGIGERIKRIYEYTLYRKA
- a CDS encoding radical SAM protein; the encoded protein is MPKRTVSICPECRRLLPALVFEEDGKVMMEKECPEHGKFKDVVWSDVEFYLNVKNWFFGDGRGFSNPQVTSPGACPLSCGICSLHTSNTALANIDLTNRCNLRCPICFANAAVTGYLYEPSYEQVVEMMRMLRERRPVPVACVQFSGGEPTIHPDFLRILETARDMGFSAVQVATNGIKLADLEFAQKSREAGLHSLYLQFDGLDDDVYIKTRGRRLLETKLKVIENARKTGMKVVLVPTVVNTINDDKLGEMVRFAIENVDVISGVSFQPVAFTGRIDREERAKLRFTLPDLAKRIEEQTGFIKAKDWVPLCAVTPISRVMAAIAGHEVTMYSCHPICSLATYLFVDDEGNAVQVSDFIDLKGLLTEMDHLADKIANSRFNFKLLSGVRALNVLRKYFKKEKAPKGLTFRKFLATIDELTSNKYDRNPNEVGKHSYKSIMIGGMHFMDAYNYDVERVRRCVIHYAAPDGKMYPFCAYNSGPVFREVIERKFSVPYRGE
- a CDS encoding LOG family protein, with translation MVRKGVITLFGGSAVEEGGNEWEKAYQIGRLIAMAGFTLCNGGFGGTMEASSRGAKEAGGKTIGVITSFLDAERPNPWVDEVIYVGTYLERIRRLIELGDGFIILRGSVGTFSEFFLLWCLEYIGKIPRKPIVLMGEAWRKVIQAIEGQMQLTPSHLDLLSFADSPQEAVRIITEGLKGKSK
- the rtcA gene encoding RNA 3'-phosphate cyclase — encoded protein: MITIDGSFGEGGGQILRTALALSSLLGVGIRIEKIRAKRRNPGLAPQHLTCVEAAAEICGAKVDGAEIGSKELTFIPGETKPGVYLFDVARKRPSAGSVSLVLQAIYLPLALSGGRSEVIIRGGTHVPWSPPAHYLQQVFSPIALRFGLRLNIEILKWGFYPKGGGEIKAIIHPSKLTPVSILDRGALTRIRGFSACARLPISIAERQRKAAVRKLNGISDVEIETVSVRSKGPGTAVFLVAEFENSIAGFSSLGEKGKPAEKVGEEAAEELLIFLRSRSAFDPHLSDQMIPLMALAGEGSAITTSSITRHLMTNIWLVERLTDVRFEVRGKLGEPGRIKVIA